CCTGGCGCAACGCATACAAACTGATTCCAATCGGCCTGATTACCGGTTTCGCTGTACAAGGAATCTCCTCGCTGATCCCGGTCCCGAAATCCATTCCCATGGATAACTTCTTCCGCACACCCTCCGATGTCTGGCTGGTGACGGCCTTTGGAACATTGCTCGGTCCATTATTCGAAGAGGTCGCCTTCCGCGGCTTTCTTCTGCCTGCCTTCGCGATCGCTTACGACTGGCTCTCTCTGCCCAAGACCCCTGCAGCCCGTGAACGCTGGCACAACACTACCGGTCTCACCGTCGCTTCTCTCATCTTTAGCGCAATCGTTTCCAGCATCTTCTTTGCTCTGTTGCATGCAGAACAACTGGCTCATGCGTGGGCCGCACTCTTTGTGCTCTTCTGCGTATCCCTGATTCTGACTCTGGTTCGCATCCGTACCCGGTCTGTGGCCAGTTCCACACTCGTGCACGCTGCTTATAACTTTTCGGTCTTCCTTACGCTCTTTATCGCCACCGGGGGATATCAGCACCTTGAACGCATGACGCGGTGAGAGCAATCGCCAAGAATTAACATCTCGTAAATTCAATTATCAGGAGCTACACTCATGCGCTTCATGATCCTTCGTAAAGCCGACAAGCACATGGAACAGGGAGCGGGACTTCCCAGTAAAGCTCTTCTTGGAGCCATCGGGAACTACTATCAGGAGATGCGGGATGCAGGGGTTCTGCTTGCGGGGGAATGGCTGCAACCCAGCGCCAATTCATCTCGCATCCTTGTGAATAAGGGGAAGCAGACCGTAGTCGACGGCCCATTTACCGAGCTGAAGGAGCTGGTTGCCGGATTCATCGTCATCGATGTGCCATCGAAGGAAGAGGCTATCGCCTGGGCGCGGAAGTGTCCGACGCTTACGGGGGAATGTGATGTCGAGGTTGAGATTCGGCAGGTGATCGAAGCCGCAGACTTCCCCGCCGACTATGCCAAGGAGCTGACCCGGCATGTCTCGAAGACAATGGCGACGGATGCGGAGAAAATTCTTCGCACAACGGGTGTCGCTTAAGTCTTCGGAAAATATTTTTATAAAAATTTCAGAGGCGTGTCGATTTCCATCGTCTTCATTCGACGTATCAGTAAAGCGGCAAGAAAAAGCCGCTTTGCCAAACGCGAAGGAGATTGACCATGAAGATCCACCCCTACCTCTTCTTTAAAGGCGACTGCGAAGAAGCCTTCAAGTTCTACGAGCATGTTCTGAAAGGCAAGATCCAAGGCATGCTTCCTCATGCCGGAACTCCCGCCGAACAGCACACTGCGCCGGAGTGGCGCAACAAGATCATGCACGCCTGCCTCACCGTCGGCGATGCGGTCCTGATGGCTTCCGATGCTCCGCCGGAGCACTATAGTGCCCCTCAAGGCTTCTCCGTCTCGCTCCAGATTGACGATGTTGCCGAAGCTGAGCGCGTCTTCAAGGAACTCTCTGCCGGCGGCAAAGTTACCATGCCCATCCAACCCACCTTCTGGGCAACGCGCTTCGGAATGTTTACCGATCGTTACGGGATCGCCTGGATGGTCAACTGCAATCAGCCCAACGCTTAATACGCCCATTTTCTAAACACTTAGCCACGCATATTTTCTATAGGAGTGATTCATGCGCTTTCTTATGCTCTACCGCCCCGCCGATGTTGCCAGCGTTGAAGCTGGTCTTCCACCCACGCCCGAGATGATGATCAAAATGGGCAATCTTATCCAGAAGAAGATCGCGGAGGGGAAACTACTCTCCACCGAAGGCTGCGCCGAGACTAGTAAGGGAGCCAAGGTGCGGCTCTCCAAAGGAAATCTCTCTGTGACGGATGGCCCTTTCTCCGAAGCGAAAGAGCTGATCGCCGGGTTTGCTCTCTTCCGGGTCAGTTCAAAGCAGGAGGCCATTGAGGAGGCTCGCGAGTTTCTCGATGTCGCCGGAGATGGCGAGGTAGAGATTCGTCTCATTCACGATTCGGACAATTGCATCGAGTCGATCAAATTGAGCCACCAGACTCAAAACGCGTAGGAGCTGACCATGCGATTCATGATGCTGATGATCCCCAAAGGCTACGAGAGCGCCGCACCGGACGCGATGCCGAGTGCAGAGGCCGTAGCTGCCATGATGAAGTACAACGAATCCCTGCAGAAGGCCGGCGTTCTGCTGGCCCTCGATGGGCTTCATCCACCCTCAACAGGAGCGCGGGTAACCTTTCCGAATGGAAAGCCTCACGTTACCGATGGCCCCTTTGCAGAGGTGAAGGAGGTGCTGGGCGGCTACTGGATGATCCAGGTCCGCTCCCGCGAAGAGGCGATCGAGTGGGCGAAACGCTGCCCGGGCTCTGCCAACGAGACGATCGAGATTCGCCAGGTCCAGGAGATGGCAGACTTTCCACCCGATGTTCAGAAGGCCGCCGCCGGGTTTGAAGAGATGCAAGCCTATGCGCGAAAGACTTCCTGAGTTTCAAGGCAATCCACATCTGATCCGAGAAAGGAACACTCCATGCGATTCATGATCATCATCAAAGCCACGCCTACCTCCGAAGCCGGAGCCATGCCCGATCAGAAACTCCTTGAGGCGATGGGCAAGTTCAACGAAGAGCTCGTTGCTTCAGGCATTATGCTTGCAGGCGAAGGGCTCCAAGCCAGCTCAAAGGGTGCTCGTGTTCGCTTCAGCGGAGACAAGCGCACTGTGGTTGATGGCCCCTTCTCCGAAACCAAGGAGCTCATCGCGGGCTTCTGGATCTGGCAATGCAAGTCGAAAGAAGAAGCCCTTGAATGGGTCAAGCGATGCCCGAACCCTTTCAACGAAGAGAGCGAGATCGAGGTACGGCAGGTCTTTGAACTGGAAGACTTCGGTTCCGAGATCACACCCGAATTGCGGGCCAGCGAGGAGCGTTTGCGCGCCGAACTGGAATCTCGTCAGAAGAAGGCCTAATCTCTCAACCCGAAACGCCGCGACACACCCAAGTGTCGCGGCTACTTCAAGAGAAAGCAGATCAAACCATGACCGTCGCTCTCCAAACCGCACCATCGAAGACGCGCCTCTATACCGGCTATGTCCTGAGCACCCTTGCCATCTTCTTTCTCGTGATGGATGCGTGCATGAAGTTCACGACCAATCCACAAGTGATCGCGGCTCAGACTCAGCTTGGTTGGCCCATGCAGCTCTCTCCTGCCATTGCCATTCTCGCGTTGATCTGCACTGCACTGTATGCCCTTCCGGCAACATCGGTGCTGGGCGCATTGCTGCTGACCGGCTACCTCGGCGGAGCGATTGCACTCCATCTCCGCGTCGATAATCCGCTCTTTTCGCATACGCTCTTCCCTGTCTACGTTGCTCTTTTTATCTGGGGAGGTCTCTGGCTGCGCAATGCTACTCTGCGCGAGGTCCTGCCGTTAGCTAGCCATCCTATCGCGAATACCACTTCCCAAAAACAGCTCTGGACGGGCTACATCGTCACCGCAATCTCGGCGCTTCTGATCCTGTTCACCGCGGTAATGAAGTTTGTCTACGTCCCGAAGCCCGGCGAGCCGATCCTTTTCCCTCAGCATCACATTCACCATCTCGCCTACATCGAGATCCTCTGTACCATTCTGTACCTGCTTCCGAGCACTTCTTTTCTAGGAGCGACTTTGCTTGTCAGCTATCTTGGTGGGGCAACCTGCATCAACCTTCGTGAAGGACAACCTCTCGGTACGAGCCTCATTACAGTGGTCATAGGAATTGTGGTGATGGCAGGCCCATGGCTTCTCGACTCCCGCCTGCGGAGGCTCTTTCCGATTCGCTCGACCTCCCGCTAGCGAAGATGAGGCATTAGCTTGAGGGCGTTCTCGCGGTACACCTTACGCAGAACGTCGTCCGGCAGAAATACACCGTAGATGTTCCAGCGGCCCTGCCGGGACGCATGGGATGGATATTCGAAATACTCGTCCGCTGTTTCAAGGAAGCGGAAGTACAGGCGGTACATCGCATCGTCCGGCAGAAGGTCTGTTCCGAACAGAATGCGATCGGCGTATTTCAAGAAGAACTCGCGGGCGCTGTAGGGTTGACGTCCCAGTTCCGGGGTTCGTGCACTAATATCCACCAGCAGATTCGGAAGCGCATCAAGCTGCTGAGATAAGAAACCAAGATCCTCGGGGCTCTCGGCACAGTGCGCCCCCACGAAGGTAACCTGTGGATGGCGAGCGATGACTCGGTTCCGCTGCTCCAGAAGCTCACGCTTGGGAACCGGCGAATTGGAGAACCCCCAGTCCGGGTGAGCGGCCAACTCTTCATAGCGCTCGTTGTACTGATCGATAGGTTCAAAGAACGCCGTTGGATCAGCTGTATGGAACATCACTGGCAAGCCAAGTTCTCCACAGGCGACAAAGATCGGCGCAAAGCGCTCGTCGTCGATACGGAGCAGCGAGCCATCGGTATCCTTCAAGGTCAGCCCGAAGTCCTTCCAGAACTTAATGCCGCAAGCACCGTGATCGATCATTCTCTTCAGCCGATCGATGGTGACCTGGACAAAGTCCGGGCGATCGACGCCGCTCCAGTCCATCCAGCCGATGGATGAAAACCGTCCCGGCGCGGCCTGGTGGAAGCGATCCATAATATCGAGCGCGGTCTGTCCCACCTGCATCGTAATGTTGACTACATGCTCGACTCCACAACGGTCCATAATCCCCAACACCTCACGAGGATCGGTTGAATCGAGATGGTTGTGATAATCGATGGCGGGATATTTGGGTTTCAGAACGGTGTGTTCCGTCGCATTAAGGGAAGAACGCGGATGGAAATCACTCAATCGCAGGTCAACATCCGCAGTTGCCGTCACCATATTGACGAACTTATCGCTCGAAGCCATTACCCAATCTCCCTAAAAGAGAACTTTTCGAAAGATAATGAAATCTTCGCAAGGCGTCAAAAGAAAACCTTTTTTCGCCGCATTCCCTTGAGATTCGATATAAGTATCAGGGGAATGTAGGATAGTCCCACCCATACGACCTATGAAGAAACGCATCGCAAAGAACGACAAGAACGCTAACCCCATGCTGATCGAGGAACGGCGCCAGCACGTGCTGGCGCGGATACAAAAAGAAGGCCGAGTCCTCGTTGCGGAACTATCCGATTCCCTTGGAATCTCTCGCATTACGATCCGGAAGGACCTCGATAATCTTGAGCGTCGCGGCCTGGTGCAGAGAACGCATGGAGGCGCTCTGGCTCCACAGACCACCTCTTTGCTTGATCCCACGTTGCAGGAAAAGCAACGTCATCGACTCAACGAGAAGCAACGAATCGCCGAAGCAGCAGCCAAGCTGGTCCGCGATGGACAATGTGTTCTGCTCGATTCCGGCACAACGACAACTGCGGTGGCCCATGCGCTTCGCCGCTTCAAGAACCTCACCATCGTCACGAATGCCGTCAACATCGCCGCCGATCTTGCCAGCACGAACTTCGAAGTGATCCTGACCGGCGGAACCATGCGGAAGAATTCTTTTTCTCTCGTCGGTCCTTTGGCTGAAGAGACCCTCGCAGAGATTCACGCCGACATTTTTTTTCTGGGCGTCGATGGCTTCGACTCGATCGTCGGCGTCACCACGCCCAACGTTCTGGAATCGCGGGCGAATCGGGCCATGGTCAAAGCATCCCGTCGCGTCGTTGCGGTATGCGATTCCACAAAGTTCAATCGGCGAAGCCTCGCGCTGATCGTTGCTCCTCATGCAATCCATACGGTGATTACTGATACTCAGATCTCAGAAAACGATGCGGAAGCACTTCGAGGTGCGGGTATCGAGCTGATTCGCGTTTAGGGACGCATAAAGGGATTTTCTTTTTATTTCTTTATGTTTCGTTTACAATCTTTACAGCGATTCAAATCAAGAGCGCGCGAGGGCACCCGATTCATGAGCCAGGAAATCTGGACACTCCAAGAGATTCATACTCAACCTGAGGTATGGAACCAGTCTCTCGACCATCTTTCTTCCGCGGACCTAGCTGGTCTTACCTCTGGCTACGATCCGCAGAACACGGAATGGGTCTTTGTCGGCTGCGGAACCAGTTTTTACCTGGCCCAGGCCGCAGCGTTCAGCCTGAGCCAAATAGCAGGCGTCTCAACGCATGCGCTTCCTGCTTCGGAGATTCTCCTCTTCCCTTCGCTTTCGCTCCCTCGCGGCCCCAAGGCATATTTCCCTGTCCTCATCTCGCGCTCCGGACATACCTCTGAGGTTCTACAGGTCGCTGAATACCTCCAATCGCAGAAGGTCGAATTCCTGGCCATTACCTGCGATGGACAGGAACTGGCGAACATGACGTCCCGTGTGCTCAAGCTTCCGACTCATGAGAAAAGCACCGTGATGACCTCTTCGTTCACATCGATGCTTTTAGGCTTGCAGTTTCTTGCTGCAACGCTCGCAGGGGAAACGTCGTTCCTAGACTCCCTGCGCTCGCTTCCCAAAGATCTGAGTCGCCTGCTGGACACCTATTCCTCCAAGGTTCAGGACTTCGCGCAAACCAATCTGGACGATGTCGCATTCCTCGGACAAGGGGCTTTGTACCCAATTGCGTCGGAGACTGCATTGAAGGTCATGGAATCCTCCAGCACCTATGCGCAGTACTTCCATACTCTGGAGTTCCGTCATGGCCCCAAATCGATCGTGGGGCCAACGACTCTTGTAGGTGCTCTTGTTTCGGAGAGCGGCTATAAGTTCGAAGCACCTGTGCTACGCGAGATGAAGGAGCTGGGAGCGATCACGATGGCTGTTGCGAACGCCGCTACCGACGATCTGCGGGGCTCCGCCGATCTACTGATTGAGCTCAACCTTACTGCACCAGAGCTTGCACGACTTGTTGTCTATGTCGTCTGGGGACAACTCTTCGGAAGCTATCGTGGACTTGCAAAGGGACTCGATCCCGACAATCCTAAAAATCTGACTCGGGTCGTCACTCTGTAATTCACGATGAAAACCTTCGATATCACCATTGCAGGCGACATCAACCTTGACCTCATTCTCTATGGGCTTCCACAGAAGATGCCGTTAGAGCGTGAGTTGTTGGCTAGCAATTTTCAGCTGACGCTTGGGGGGTCATCGTCGATCCTCGCACATAATCTTGCTGCGCTCGGAAGAAAAGTTGGCTTCGTTGGCAAAATCGGCGCGGACGAGATGGGACAGGTCGCGCTGCAACGACTTCAGCAGGTCGGTGTCGATGTGTCCCACTGCATTCAAGCGAACGATTTAAAAACCGGAGTCACCATTCTGCTTCACCACGGTTCCAACCGGCACATCATGACTTACCTTGGAACTATCGCCGAATTGGCTCCAGAAGATCTCGACATCGACTATCTCGCCAACGCGAGGCACTTTCACGTCTCCGCCTTTTTCCTGCAGAAGAAGCTGCAGAACGGCTTGCCCGACGTCTGCCGCAACCTTCGTTCACGCGGTCTGACGGTTTCGCTGGACACCAACGACGATCCTGACGATCAGTGGGGAGAAGCATTCACGACTATGCTTCCCGTGATCGATATTCTCTTTCCTAACGAAGATGAGGCCAAGCGCATGGCCAAACGCGATGATCTGAATGAGGCCATCGACTGGCTTGCGGAACGAGTGCCAATTGTCGTCGTCAAGTGCGGATCTCGTGGTGCAATCGTCCAGCAAAAAGATCGCCGTTGGAGCGTCCCCACCATGCTGGAGAAGCCCGTAGACACCATCGGTGCAGGCGACAGCTTCAACGCAGGCTTTCTTTCACGTTTT
This portion of the Edaphobacter sp. 4G125 genome encodes:
- a CDS encoding CPBP family intramembrane glutamic endopeptidase, yielding MNHPSTPPVPNDLSREYSQAPSADAPPPSLPVRITDGPAIVIPAPPPSNAAGPGVPARVPHLGHAILFVSFAGLTLVLSQSILLGLSHIGQKAAASAMHPKLLVAAMAISYLLTLTTSYFFFPLLWLRSFGNGLQWNFDAAWRNAYKLIPIGLITGFAVQGISSLIPVPKSIPMDNFFRTPSDVWLVTAFGTLLGPLFEEVAFRGFLLPAFAIAYDWLSLPKTPAARERWHNTTGLTVASLIFSAIVSSIFFALLHAEQLAHAWAALFVLFCVSLILTLVRIRTRSVASSTLVHAAYNFSVFLTLFIATGGYQHLERMTR
- a CDS encoding YciI family protein — protein: MRFMILRKADKHMEQGAGLPSKALLGAIGNYYQEMRDAGVLLAGEWLQPSANSSRILVNKGKQTVVDGPFTELKELVAGFIVIDVPSKEEAIAWARKCPTLTGECDVEVEIRQVIEAADFPADYAKELTRHVSKTMATDAEKILRTTGVA
- a CDS encoding VOC family protein, whose protein sequence is MKIHPYLFFKGDCEEAFKFYEHVLKGKIQGMLPHAGTPAEQHTAPEWRNKIMHACLTVGDAVLMASDAPPEHYSAPQGFSVSLQIDDVAEAERVFKELSAGGKVTMPIQPTFWATRFGMFTDRYGIAWMVNCNQPNA
- a CDS encoding YciI family protein; this encodes MRFLMLYRPADVASVEAGLPPTPEMMIKMGNLIQKKIAEGKLLSTEGCAETSKGAKVRLSKGNLSVTDGPFSEAKELIAGFALFRVSSKQEAIEEAREFLDVAGDGEVEIRLIHDSDNCIESIKLSHQTQNA
- a CDS encoding YciI family protein, whose amino-acid sequence is MRFMMLMIPKGYESAAPDAMPSAEAVAAMMKYNESLQKAGVLLALDGLHPPSTGARVTFPNGKPHVTDGPFAEVKEVLGGYWMIQVRSREEAIEWAKRCPGSANETIEIRQVQEMADFPPDVQKAAAGFEEMQAYARKTS
- a CDS encoding YciI family protein, yielding MRFMIIIKATPTSEAGAMPDQKLLEAMGKFNEELVASGIMLAGEGLQASSKGARVRFSGDKRTVVDGPFSETKELIAGFWIWQCKSKEEALEWVKRCPNPFNEESEIEVRQVFELEDFGSEITPELRASEERLRAELESRQKKA
- a CDS encoding DoxX family protein; protein product: MTVALQTAPSKTRLYTGYVLSTLAIFFLVMDACMKFTTNPQVIAAQTQLGWPMQLSPAIAILALICTALYALPATSVLGALLLTGYLGGAIALHLRVDNPLFSHTLFPVYVALFIWGGLWLRNATLREVLPLASHPIANTTSQKQLWTGYIVTAISALLILFTAVMKFVYVPKPGEPILFPQHHIHHLAYIEILCTILYLLPSTSFLGATLLVSYLGGATCINLREGQPLGTSLITVVIGIVVMAGPWLLDSRLRRLFPIRSTSR
- a CDS encoding amidohydrolase family protein, whose translation is MASSDKFVNMVTATADVDLRLSDFHPRSSLNATEHTVLKPKYPAIDYHNHLDSTDPREVLGIMDRCGVEHVVNITMQVGQTALDIMDRFHQAAPGRFSSIGWMDWSGVDRPDFVQVTIDRLKRMIDHGACGIKFWKDFGLTLKDTDGSLLRIDDERFAPIFVACGELGLPVMFHTADPTAFFEPIDQYNERYEELAAHPDWGFSNSPVPKRELLEQRNRVIARHPQVTFVGAHCAESPEDLGFLSQQLDALPNLLVDISARTPELGRQPYSAREFFLKYADRILFGTDLLPDDAMYRLYFRFLETADEYFEYPSHASRQGRWNIYGVFLPDDVLRKVYRENALKLMPHLR
- the agaR gene encoding transcriptional repressor AgaR; protein product: MKKRIAKNDKNANPMLIEERRQHVLARIQKEGRVLVAELSDSLGISRITIRKDLDNLERRGLVQRTHGGALAPQTTSLLDPTLQEKQRHRLNEKQRIAEAAAKLVRDGQCVLLDSGTTTTAVAHALRRFKNLTIVTNAVNIAADLASTNFEVILTGGTMRKNSFSLVGPLAEETLAEIHADIFFLGVDGFDSIVGVTTPNVLESRANRAMVKASRRVVAVCDSTKFNRRSLALIVAPHAIHTVITDTQISENDAEALRGAGIELIRV
- a CDS encoding SIS domain-containing protein, whose translation is MSQEIWTLQEIHTQPEVWNQSLDHLSSADLAGLTSGYDPQNTEWVFVGCGTSFYLAQAAAFSLSQIAGVSTHALPASEILLFPSLSLPRGPKAYFPVLISRSGHTSEVLQVAEYLQSQKVEFLAITCDGQELANMTSRVLKLPTHEKSTVMTSSFTSMLLGLQFLAATLAGETSFLDSLRSLPKDLSRLLDTYSSKVQDFAQTNLDDVAFLGQGALYPIASETALKVMESSSTYAQYFHTLEFRHGPKSIVGPTTLVGALVSESGYKFEAPVLREMKELGAITMAVANAATDDLRGSADLLIELNLTAPELARLVVYVVWGQLFGSYRGLAKGLDPDNPKNLTRVVTL
- a CDS encoding carbohydrate kinase family protein, which gives rise to MKTFDITIAGDINLDLILYGLPQKMPLERELLASNFQLTLGGSSSILAHNLAALGRKVGFVGKIGADEMGQVALQRLQQVGVDVSHCIQANDLKTGVTILLHHGSNRHIMTYLGTIAELAPEDLDIDYLANARHFHVSAFFLQKKLQNGLPDVCRNLRSRGLTVSLDTNDDPDDQWGEAFTTMLPVIDILFPNEDEAKRMAKRDDLNEAIDWLAERVPIVVVKCGSRGAIVQQKDRRWSVPTMLEKPVDTIGAGDSFNAGFLSRFVEGASLEECAAMGNRTAALSTLRPGGTESFRDTELLRRLQSDR